From the genome of Gemmatimonadaceae bacterium, one region includes:
- a CDS encoding lasso peptide biosynthesis B2 protein, with translation MLRHARALRSCIHSPADAWLAARMAAWATVLPALKHALPLPRLVGLMRATPRRPLRQPDLEQRIVALAWWLHAPLALVDRGCMQRSLLAYRFLGAAGAQPHLAVGVRKEGAAVKAHAWVSIDGAPAGDSQHEIAEFAPMLIFGPDGRKEDFAR, from the coding sequence ATGCTGCGCCATGCCCGCGCACTTCGGAGCTGCATTCATTCGCCGGCGGATGCATGGCTCGCTGCGCGCATGGCGGCGTGGGCAACGGTGTTACCCGCTCTCAAGCACGCGCTCCCGCTGCCACGACTCGTGGGGCTGATGCGGGCGACGCCAAGACGTCCGTTGCGCCAGCCCGATCTGGAGCAGCGAATCGTGGCGCTCGCGTGGTGGCTGCACGCCCCGCTGGCACTGGTCGACCGGGGGTGCATGCAGCGCAGCCTTCTGGCCTATCGCTTTCTGGGAGCTGCGGGCGCGCAGCCGCACCTCGCAGTTGGAGTGCGCAAAGAAGGCGCAGCAGTAAAGGCGCATGCCTGGGTTTCTATCGATGGTGCTCCGGCCGGCGACTCGCAGCACGAGATTGCCGAGTTCGCACCGATGCTGATCTTCGGACCGGACGGCCGCAAGGAAGACTTCGCTCGGTGA